Genomic window (Desulfuromonas acetexigens):
AAATGGACCCTGCCGATCCGGGACTGGAAGGCGGCCCTCAACCGGTTTTCCATCCTGTTCGAAGACAGAATGCCAGCTTACTGATAACCGAAAACCAAACCATTTACACAAAATGATTTACACCGCCGCCGTTGATGACACCAGCCTGAGCCGCAGATGCGACAAAAAACGAAATACCCAGCAGCGTCGCCAATTTTTTCCCGAAACTTCTCCTCATTTTTTTCCTCCTTCTTCTTCCCTTGAGTTTAGGTCTTCTTCTTTTTTCGATTTCTTGCCCCAGATACGAAAGCCACCCATGTATCACCCCCCTCGCGCACCCTCCTTTCTTCTCAGAAAAAACCGGGGTATCGATTTATGCGTTCTCCGACGGGGAACATACTCCGCCATGAAACGTTTTTATCCAACGGAGAGAAACTCCGTCGACTTGTTCGGTTTAAGAGCAAGGGCAGTGCCAAGCTGGACGGAATTTCGCAACCGACCGATTTCATGAAGAAAAATCGAAAGCGTCAAAGAAAACGGAGAAAACAAAAACGCAACCTGGGCTGCGCTTCAGAGGGGGGAATGCGGTGAAAACAGGGAGGGAACGACCGAGGAGGGGACGCAACCGCGGCTGCTTAGTGCAACCGCGGTTGCGCGGTATTTACGGCAGATAAAACCGAATGATGGATGGGCAGGGAATTATCCCCGTTTTTGCAGGGCGTCGCGGATTTCCCGCAGCAGAACCACATCCTCCGGCGGTGCCGGCGGCTCGGCGGGAGCTTCTTCTTCCTTCTTGCGCAGAGAGTTGATCCCTTTGACCAGCATGAAGATAGCGAAAGCGACGATGACAAAATCGACCACGGTCTGCAGGAAAGCCCCGTAGTTGAGAGTCGCGGCGCCAGCCGCTTTGGCGTCGGCCAGGGTCGCGTAGGTTTCGCTCCCGAGGTTGATAAAGAGTCCGGTAAAATTGACCCCACCGAGCAGTTTGCCGATAGGCGGCATGATGATGTCGTTGACGATCGAAGTGACGATCTTGCCGAAGGCGGCGCCGACGATGATACCGACCGCCATATCCACGGCATTGCCCTTGACTGCAAACTCTTTGAATTCCTTAACCAGCGACATAGATCCTCCGTTTAAATGATGGAAATGAATTAATGGCCCAGCGCAAATGATAGCCCTTTTTTAAAAAAAATCAACCTCTACTGAGACCGCAAAATAATATAATTTCAGATAGATATGATCCGAATCCTCTAGTCGGTGTGGCCTTTTCTGGAGGTCCCCAAACCATCGGGAAGCAACGCGGGGGGAAAATTCTGATAGCAGACCGGACGCAAAAAACGCTGGATGGCCGCCGTGCCGACAGAGGTAAAACGGCTGTCGGTGGTGGCCGGATAGGGACCGCCATGGACCATGGCCGGACTGACCTCGACCCCCGTGGGGAAACCGTTGCAGATCAGACGCCCGGCTTTGACTTCGAGAATGCCCGGCAGTTCGGAAAAGGCGGAAAAATCACCGGCGGTGCCGTGCAACGTGGCGGTCAGTTGACCGCGCAGCCGCCGCGCCGCGGTCACCAACTCATCCCGGTCGGCGCACGCGACCAGCACCGCCGCCGGCCCGAAAATCTCCTCGGACAGTTCCCGCTCCTTGTAAAAAGAGGCGAAATCCGTGCGCAGCAGGACCGGGGCGGCCAGACACGCGCCAGAGGCGGCTTCCCCCACCTCCCCGAACGGCCGAACGCCCGCAATGCGGGAACGGCGACCAACCTCGGAAAGATACGCCTCGCGAATCCCACGATGCAGCATGACCCCGGCGGATTTTTCCCCGAGCATGGCGGAGACCCGAGAGGCGAAGGTCTCCAGATCCGACCCGGCGATGGCGAAGAGCAACCCCGGATTGGTACAGAACTGCCCGACCCCCAAAGTCAGCGCCTCGGCGAACCCGGCGGCGATCTCCGCCCCCCGCTCCCGTAAGGCTTCGGGGAGCAGAAACTGAGGGTTGCTGCTCCCCATTTCGGCGAAGACTGGTATCGGCTCATTCCGCGCCGCCGCGAGATTGAAAAGCGCCCGACCCCCTTTGAGCGAACCGGTGAAGGCCACCGCCCGCACCAGCGGATGTACCGCCAGGGAAGCGCCCAACGAGTGGGAACTTCCCTGAACCAAGGCAAAAACCCCGGCCGGCAGGTGACAACGACGCAAGGCAGCGACGATGGCCCGCCCGGCGAGTTCCGAGGTGCCGGGATGAGCAGGGTGCCCCTTGGCCAGCACCGGACAGCCCGCCGCCAGCGCCGAGGCGGTATCGCCGCCGGCGACAGAAAAGGCCAGGGGGAAATTACTGGCGCCGAAGACCGCCACCGGCCCCAGGGGAATATAACGCAGGCGCAGATCGGGCTTGGGCAACGGCGTCCGGTCCGGGTCACCCGGATCGATACGAATACCGCGATAATCTCCGGCTCGGACGACTTGCGCGAAAAGCCGCAGCTGATTCACCGTGCGCAGCTGTTCCCCTTCGAGGCGGGGCCGGGGCAGGCCGGTTTCCGCCCCGGCCCGGTCGAGCAGCTCATCCCCCAGGGCCAGCAGTTCCTCGCCGACGGTCTCCAGCAAAACCGCCCGCCGCTCCGCCGAGGCGTTCCGGAAGGTATCGAAATCGCGCTCGGCCGCCAAGGCGGCGCGATCCACATCCCGGGCCGTCCCTTCGCAGAAGGGCGGCTCCAGCGTTTCGCCGGTGGCGGGATTCACGGCCTGGAAGGTTTCTCCACAGGAAACCGGCTCCTCGCCGTCGATCAGCTGACATCCGGTGATTCTCATGGTCAGTTGCCCTTTCGTCAAAGATCAGGAGAGCTTGGGCAGTTCCGCATCAAAGACCGACCACACACGCTCTTGCAGGGCGGCGAAGAACTCCCGGGTGATGAACTTGGGCAGCTTGACGTTGGGGTTGGGCTGATCGAAAACAATGGACGGCAGCGCGTATTCAGATTTTTCATACCCCTGCCGCCGCTCCAGGGCCAACCCCAACAAGAACGCCCGCCGCACAGCGGCGTTGAGTTCCTCGGAGGTCACTTCGAGGCCGGTCGCCTCCTTGACGGCGCGGACAATGAGAGGATGGTCGATGGGCACCCCGACGAACTTGCACAGGCCGATCATGTCGTAGCCGACGATGAGCAGGCCGGTTTGGGTGATGGCGTCGACCCAGTAGTCGAGATCGGTCTTGCCCTGGCGCACCAGCAGCAGGTAGGTGCCCATCGACATGTGCCCGCCGGCGATGGCCCAGGCGTAACCAGGATTGGTTTCCGGCAGATAGGCAGGGAGCTCCATCCCTTTGACCTGGATGGCATAGCCGGTTTCGCCCAAATGCCGGGAAAGGCGCTTGGAGCCGCCGCCGATTTCCGGCGCCTTGCCGGTTCCGGCCAGATGGATCAACTCCTTGATTTTATCCAGCTCGCCGAAGGTCGCGCCATTGAGCAGGGGGGTATCCGGATGGCGCTGGTTGTAATCGAGCACATAGGCGATGGTGGTGCCGAGGGAGATGGCATCCATGCCGAGGTTGTCGGCCATCTGGATCAACTCCCCCGCCGGCTCGCCGTGGTGCAGACCCAAATTGGTCCCGAGCAAATTGAGGGGTTCGAAGTCGAATTTGGCGAGGAATTCGCCCTTGCCCCCGTTCGGCTCGCGGCGGTAGATGTTGTTGTGGCAGCGGATGCCGCAGCGGAAACAGCCGGCCGAGGCGACCTCCAGATCCTTGACCACGTTTTCGCGAAAGACCTGCTCGACTCCGTCGTTCCCCTTGGGCTGGAAATTGTTCTCGGGCACGGCGTAAAAGGCCTGCAACACCTCATAAGAGGCCCAGGTGCCGCCGTTCCCCCCCTGGGCGATGGGCTGGAAGCGGGCTGAGCCGCCGCCGTGGACGATCTCTTTGTTGATGGCGGCGATCTCCGCCGTCGGCTTGTCGAGCTTGTCGCGGCTTTGCGCCACCAGGGCGACAAGGTTTTTGTAGCCCATCAGACTGCCCATCCCCCCGCGTCCGGCGAAGCGGCACTTGTCGTCGCCGCTTTTGAGCTGGTTCTCGGTGCTCAGGGCCACCGCCCCCATGTAGTTGGCGCGATAATTCTCCCCGGCCGGACCGATGGCGGCGAAGTGGGCGTCGGGGTACTCCCGGCGCAGGGCCATGATCTTCTCGTGGGTGGTCAGCCCGAGCAGGTGCCCGGCCGGTTTCAGTTCCAGCCTCGGCCCCTGGTCGCTTTCGGAAATCACCGCGTAGACCGGGGTCGGCGAGCAGTGCTCGAAAATGATCTCATCCAACCCGGTCCACTTCAGCTTGTAACCGAATTTGCCGCTGGAGGCCGACCACATGGCGGCCGGCAGTCCCCGGTCCGAATGCTTGAGGGGGCTGTAGCCGGAAAAATAGGTGCGCATTCCGGTCATGATCGCCGAACCGGTCAAGAGGCCGGTGTTGACGATCAGGGGATTTTCCAGGCAATAGGCCTCGCGGATTTGCCGCTCGGCCAGCAGTTGAAAGGAGCGCCCGAAACCGCCCAGCACATCTTCCAGGTTGGCGCAGGGAACATCCTCGAAAACCATTTTGCCGTCGGCCAGATCGACGGTGCAGCGATGGTAGGAAATCCGCGAAGGATTGGAGACCGGATCGTTCGTTTCAATGCGCATGGGCACACCTCGCAACGGAGAAAAGGGCTGAAAATCGATAGAGCGGGCTAGCCGCCGGCCACCAGGGGAAAGAGGGCGAGCAGATCGCCGTCGCGCAGCACCCGGTCGAGGGTGGCGCGCTCGTCGTTGACGATGACGATGTCCGGCTGGTTCAGCGGGATATCGAGATCGAGCACCACCTGCGCCGCCGTAGTCCCTTCAGGGTAGGGGCGAAGTTCCTCGCGAAAGCGCCCCACCCGGAAGGAACCGTGAAGTCTGACGACAATATGCATGAAGAATCCTCCGACAACGACATCCGAATCCAATGAATGTCTTTAAATCCAAAATGTAAGTTTGCACAATTCAAAGGGCGAATTCAAGTCTTCCCTGCCCGGAAAAGCTTGAACCTTTGGAGCGTTTCTGCAATATTTTCGAAACAATTCACTTATCAAGGAAGGAACTTTTTCTTTTGGACTGGAAACGCTTTTTCGACGGACTGGGGATGAACGGCACCCGCTGGCAGTGGCGGATCATGCGTTGGGAGCGGGACTTCAAGAGCCTGCTCAAGGGGCAACCGACCAGCGGCGGCGCGGCCTTTTCCCTGAGCAAACTGATTCTCGTCGGCAATCTCATCCTCTTCTCGCTGATGATCGTGCAGGGTACCGCCCTCGGCCTCGGTGGCCGGGTGCTGCTGGCGCCGCCGACCCAACTGCTGATCCATTGGGGCGGCCAGTTCTGGCCGCTGGTCCTGCAGCAGGGGGAGTGGTGGCGCTGCCTGACCTACGCCTTCACCCACGGCGGCATCCTGCACATCGGCTTCAACATGATGGTGCTGCATCAGGTCGGGCCGCTCATCGAATCGGAACTGGGCAAGGCGCGCTTCCTGGTCCTCTACACCCTGACCGCGCTGACCGCCACGATCCTCGGCTACCTCTGGCATCCCATGACGCCGGTGGTGGGCGCTTCCGGCTCGCTCTTCGGCCTGATCGGCTTCGCCGTCGCCTACTATCACCGCCTTGGTCAACCGGGTCGTTATATCCGCGACTTCATGTTCCGCTGGGCGGTCTACGCCTTCATCTTCGGCCTGCTGGTCGGCGCCGACAACGCCGGGCATCTCGGCGGTGCCCTTGGCGGCGCGGCCCTCGGTCTGGTCATGCCCCTGCGTTATCTGCCCAAAAGCCCGGCGGCGAAATTCTTCAACCTGCTCGCCCTCGCCTGCCTGGCGGCCATCATCTATAGTCTGATCATGCTGGCCCTCTCCCTCGCCGGCGCTGCAAATTAGGAACGCTCATGGCCAAGGAGAAATTTCCCGTCACTCCGGCGATCCGCCTGCTGCGTGAGAAAAAGGCGGCCTTCACCGAACATCTCTACGCCTACGAGGACAAGGGCGGCACCGCCGTCTCCTCCCGGGAACTGGGCGTCGATGAACACGCCGTTATCAAGACCCTGGTGATGGAGGATGAGGCGGCCCGGCCGCTCATCGTGCTGATGCACGGCGACCGCCAGGTCTCGACCAAGGAACTGGCCCGCCAGATCGGCTGCAAGACCGTCTCCCCCTGCGCGCCGGCGACGGCGGACAAGCACTCGGGCTATCAGGTCGGCGGCACCTCCCCTTTCGCCACGCGCAAGGCGATGCCAGTCTATCTGGAGGAGACCATCACCGAGCTGCCGCGCATCTACATCAACGGCGGCAAACGGGGCTTTCTCATTGGGCTCGATCCCCGGGAACTGATTCGGGTGCTGCAACCGAGGTTGGTTAAGGTAGGGATTTAGGCTGAAGGCTGAAGACTGAAGGCAAACCCCTTATCGAGGAGGGCTACATGAATTCGGAACTGTTCCAGCGGGCGGCTGAGGCGGTCAGAGGCGCCGAGGCGCTGGTCGTTACCGCCGGGGCGGGGATGGGGGTCGATTCGGGGCTGCCCGATTTTCGCGGCGATCAGGGGTTCTGGAACGCCTATCCCATGTACGAACGGCTCGGCCTGAGTTTCGTCGATGCCGCCAATCCCGCGCACTTCCACCGCGATCCGGCCTTCGGCTGGGGCTTCTACGGCCACCGCACCAACCTCTACCGGAGTACCGTCCCCCACGCCGGTTTTCACCTGCTGCGGCAATGGGCCGAGCGTTTCGAACTCGACACCTTCGTCGTCACTTCCAACGTCGACGGCCAGTTCCAGAAAGCCGGTTTCGCCGAAGAGCAGATGCTCGAAGTTCACGGCTCCATCCACCATCTGCAATGCCTCACCCCCTGCTCTTCGGCAATCTGGAGCAACCGGGAAGAAATTCCCATCGATTTCGCGACCATGCGCGCCAAACACATCCCCCTCTGCCCCCGCTGTGGCGGCACCGCCCGCCCCAACATCCTCATGTTCAGCGACTTCTCCTGGATCGGCGGGCGCAGCCACGGCCAGCAGATGCGCTTCGACATCTTCCTCGAACAGCACCGCAAAGAGCGCCTGGCGATCATCGAAATGGGTGCAGGCAGCGCCATCCCCACCATCCGTTACACCAGCGAGCGCCTCGGCGAACGCGGAAACGCAACGGTGATTCGCATCAACCCCCGCGAACCCCATATCCGCTCGCCGCACATCTCCATCGCCACCGGCGCCCTGGAAGGGCTCACCGGCATCGACCGGGCGCTGGGACACCCCTAAACTTCTTCTGCGGCAGTCCCTTCGATCCGACGCCCTATACCTCCGCGCATGGGCGGCTTATCCCCTATTGATGATAAAAAATATCCGCGCGACTTGTGTTTTTTTTCGCGTCCACCGTAAACTTACAAAAGATTGATTAATTTACCCCAACTTCCCCTCTTACCCTGTGTACACGAACATTGTGAAACAACGCGTTAGGAGAATGCGATGGTCCGCTGGGCGAAATGCATTTTTTTCTGTTGCTGCCTCCCCCTGCTGCTGGTCCTGACCGCTTGCGAGGGAGAAGCGCCGCGCAGCGTCGACCTCAGCCGCCGAGAGACGACGAACCCTCCTTCCTACGACCCTGGAGAACCGGCGCTGAACCTGAGTATCGGCTCGATCGTCACTCCGGCCCAGGGGTACGTCTATTACGAGCAGCTGATCGACTATCTCACCAAAGAGCTGGGACGCCCCATCAACGTGGTCGATCCGGGCAGTTACGAAAAACTTCTCACCCTGCTCGAAACCGGCAAGGTCGATGTCGCCTTTGTCTGCAGCGGTACCTACGTCGAGGGGCAAAAACGCTTCGGCCTGGAGTTGCTAGCCGCCCCATTGGTGGACGGCAAGCCGCTTTATGACGCGAACCTGATAGTGCCCGAAGACAGCCCGGCGCAAAGCCTCGCCGACCTGCGCGGAAAAAAGATGGCTTTTGTCGATCCCCATTCCCGCACCGGCGGCCTGGTCGTGGCCAGGGAACTGGAAAGTCTGGGGACGACGCCGGAGGAGTTTTTCGCCAACGTCCGCTACACCTACGCCCACGACCAGTCCATCCTCGCCGTCGCCTACGGCCTGGTGGATGCGGCCTCGGTCAACAGCTTCATCTGGGATTATCTGCGCTCTCGCGACCCGAAACTGGCGATGAAAGTTCGGGTACTCGCCCGCTACGGCCCCTACGGCATCCCGCCGGTGGTCGCCGCCCCCCACACCGACGGGGAATTGCGTCGCCAGGTGCGTCAGTCCCTGCTGGAGCTGCACAAAAACGAACGGGGCCAGGCGATTCTCGCCGGCATGCATATCGATCGATTCGTTCCCACGAACGACGGCGCCTATGACTCGGTGCGTCAATTCAAGGGGATGCCATAACGGAAACAGGGAGGGGGCATGTTTCATAAATATTTCCGGACTATGCTGCTCTGCGGCCTGCCCTGGCTGCTACTGTGTTCGGCCTGCGACCGCGGCTCGGCACAAAAAATCAATCTCGCCGACCGGGTTGATCTGCCCGAAATCGAACAACGCTCGAATCCGCGAGCGCTGCGCCTCAGCATCGGCTCGATCATCACTCCCGAACAGGGCTACGTCTATTACCGGCAGCTGGTCGATTATCTGAGCAACCGGCTCGATCTGACAATCACCGTCGTCGATCCCGGCAATTACGGGAAACTCAATACCATGCTGAAAAACGGTGACGTCGATGTCGCCTTCGTCTGCAGCGGCCCCTATGTCGAAGGGCGGGAAGCCTTCGGGCTCGAACTGCTGGCCGCGCCGGTGGTCAACGGCGAAGCGGCCTACTATTCCAACCTGATCGTCCCCGCGAGCAGCCCGGCGAAAAGCCTGGACGACCTTCAGGGCAAGAGCTTCGCCTTCACCGATCCCCAGTCCAACAGCGGCTGCCTGGTTCCCGGCAACCAACTGGCGCAACGAGGGCACACCCCCGAGTCCTTTTTTGTCTCCTTCAGCTACACCTATGCCCATGACCGCTCGATTCATGCTGTATCCGAGAGTCTGGTCGATGGTGCCGCCGTCGACAGCCTGATCTGGGATTATCTCAGCGCCGCCGACCCGAAATTGCACAGGCGCGTGCGCGTCGTGGAGCGTTTCGGCCCCTTCGCCATTCCGCCGGTGGTCGCCGCGCCACACGTTCCCCAGGAGCTACGAGAAAAGTTCCGCCAGGCGCTGCTGACCATGCATCAGGATCCTCAAGGGCAAACGATCCTGCAAGGGATGCATATCGACCGCTTCACCCCCATCGACGACGGCGCTTACGACACCATCCGCCAGATGTTGAACACGATTGGACAGGAAACCCCCTGATGCCCTTTCTTACGGGATTGCGCAAAAAAATCTATCTGACCTTTGCTGGCCTCTCCCTCTTCTTTGGCCTGGCCCTGGTGCTGTTCGTCACCTTCGAGTATTCCCAGGAATTGCGCAGCGAGCTGGAAAAACGCGGCATTTCCATCGCCCGCCATCTAGCCCAACAGAGCATCGCCCCGATTCTCACCCGCGACCCTTTGACCATCAAGCTTAATGCCATCCAGGCGCAGGCGACCGAGGAAGATATCGTCTATATCTTCTTCCGCGACCCGCGCAACGGTGAAGTCTTTGCCCATACCTTCAGCAACGGGTTTCCCTCGGCGCTGCTCGATGTGAACCCCCTCCCCCCGCACGAAGACCACAGCATTACCCACCTCGCCACGGAACAGGGGAAGATTTACGATGTGGCGGTTCCGGTGGGCCGGGGCGGCCTCGGCCAGGTGCACGTCGGCATCTCGGCGCAACCGGTAAACAGCGCCGTCCAGCGACTGACCCGCGACATCGCCCTGGCCTCCCTGCTGTTGGCCGGGCTCAGCCTGCTCTTGAGCTTGCCGCTGTCGGCGGCCCTGGTGCGCCCTCTGGGGCAATTCACCTATGCCGTCCGAGAGTTGACCGCCGGGCGCTTCGGCCAGCGGATCGCCGAAGACGGACAGGACGAAATCGGCGAGTTGGCCCGTTCCTTCAACGCCATGAGCGAAAAGCTGCGCGACGCCCAGCAAGAGCTGCTCGAACGCAACCGCCTGCTCGCCGAGGAGGTGGACCGGCGGCGGCAGGCGGAGGGCAAGCTTGCCTCGCAGCTCAAGTTTTTGGCGACGCTGATGAACGAACTGCCCGAACCGGTTTTCTATAAAAATACCGAAGGGATTTACCTCGGCTGCAATCGGGCCTTTGAAGAGTTCTACGGCATTCCTCGGGACAGAATCGTCGGTCACAGGGTCGACGAAATCTTTCCGGAAGAGGAGGCTCGGGTTCACCTTGAGGCCGACGGAGACCTTTTCACCAACCCCGGCACCTGCCAATACGAGTTGCCGGTCATGGCGGCCGGGTTGCGCCCCCGGCAGGCGATCTACAAAAAGACCACCTACCAGGACAATTCCGGTCACATCGGCGGACTGGTCGGGGTGATGATCGATGTCACCCACGAGCGGGAAATCGACCAGATGCGCCGGGAATTCGTTTCGACGACCGCCCATGAATTCCAGACCCCGCTGGCGGCCATTCTGGGTTTCTGCGAACTGTTACAGCTACCCGAAGGGGAAATGAGCGGGAATCGAGAAGAATGCCTGGGCATCATCCACGAACGGGCCGAATTCCTCTCCCGTCTGGTCGACCAGTTTCTCGATGTCAGCCGCATCGAAGCCGGGCGCGATCTCCCCCTGAACCTCGGCGCCTGCCAAGTCGATCAACTGGTTCATGCCGTCTTGCGCAACCAGCGCGGCAACCGGCAGCGCTTTGAAGTACGCTTCCCTGAAAACTGTCCGGCCGTGTTGGCCGATGAAGACCGTATTTCCCAGGTCATCGAAAACCTGGTGAGCAATGCCGTGAAATATTCCCCCCCCGAGGGGCGCATCAGCCTCAGCGGCACCGTCGAAAAGCGTATGTTACGCATCGCCGTGGCGGACGAGGGGATCGGTCTGAGCGAGGAGTTGCGGGAAAAAATCTTCGATAAATTCTTCCGCGTCGACAGTCGCGAAACCGCCCCTTCCGGGACCGGACTGGGTCTCTACATCACCCGGGCCATCGTCGAAGCCCACGGCGGCCATATCAGCGCGTGCAGCCATTGCGGCCAGGGCACGACCTTTACCTTTACCCTGCCGTTGCTGGAAGGTACCGGCGACCCCGAGTTGCCGGAAGTGGAGTTTGCAATCTGATCCCTGTCGTTTTTTTGCGACAGTCGACAGTGGAATTGGTCCTATTTTTTGCGAATGTCTTTCAAAACTGTCTGCTATCGGCGACAAAAACAGCTGTCGTATCCGCGTCCATCTGATGATAACTTAAAAATTTCAGACAGATAGCAACACCGCCAAAACTGGCAGGGTTGCTGCATTAAAATCCCAGGCGTCTATATTTTCCAACGCTACCCCCAAACCCTTTATTGGAGTGTTTCTATGAAAATCCGCAATATCCTTTGTTGCACGGCACTTCTGCTCACCGCCACGACGGTCGAAGCCGCAGATGTCGGCTTCAACCTGAACCTCAACGTCGGCAGCCGGCGTCCGGTCTACGGCCTTCCCGCGGTTTCCGTTCCCAACTTCATGATCCCCGCCCCGCCGGTTTTCCTCGCCCCGCCGGGATTGGGTCTTTCCATCGCCATCGATATCCCCTATGACATGGTCTATATCGACGGTCTCTACTACGTCTACCACGGCAAAAACTGGCATCGCGGCCGCCATTACAACGGCCCCTGGACCCCGGTTCGTGGCGACCTTCTCCCCTATGGCCTGCGCAAGCACAAGCACAAGGATATCGTCATCCACCGCGACCGGGAATACCGCCGCTATCGGGAACATCAATCCCGGGGTGATTACCGGGGACAGGTCTATCGTCCAGTCGATCGTCGTGACCGTAAAGACTGGGACAAACATGATCGTAAAGACTGGGACAAGCGTGACCGCAGAGACCGAGACAAACGTGACCGCAAAGATTGGGACCGGCGGGATCGTCATGACCGGGATCACCATGACCGCGGTCATGACCGGGGCAAGGACAAAGGGAAGGATCGGGATCGGCGGCACGACCGCGACTGACCCTGTCGCCATTAGCCGACAGGTTTCGCAACGCAAGAAGGGCGACCCCTTAGAGTCGCCCTTCTTGCATTCTGGAATTGTGCCGAACACCTCATTTTTACAGGGATGAAGGGGATGAAAGGGATAAAACCGAAAAGACCCTATCCTGTCTATCCCTTTCATCCCTGTAGAATCCGATGTCTTTTTTAGGGGAAAGCGCGATCGATCACAAAGCGCCATGCCGCCGAACCCACGCCGCGGAGGGGCGTTTTTCATCAGCCGCCTAACGACAGGGACCGATGCGCTTGCCGCTCATATGATTGGTCATGGTCATCCCCTCGGGCATGGACATCTGCATGCTCCCCTCGAAGTGATCGCCATGATAGGTAATCTGTCCGTCTCCCCGGGTTTCTCCCCCCTCCCCCTTGCAGACGACGCTCCAGACCACGGTATTATCGTCGATCTGGTTGTGGGTCATGGTACATTCGTTGTCCGGCTGCTCGTTCTTGGGAACCAGATCCTGCTGGGTGATACATTGACTGAAGGTCATGGGCGGAATCTGCACCGGGATGCCGGGCATCTCCACCCGCGTGGTGATCTCCCACTGGCCCTCCTGCATGTCGACCGAACCGGCGGCCCACACTGGGCTTAGGCCCGCGGCGCAAAGGAACAGGAAAAAAAGCAGTTTCTTCCACATAAACAACCTCCCTGAAAATTGGGCGCCTTCGCGCCGGCTGTGAATACCAAAACCCTACGTCAACGGCCCGCCGGCGTCAAGACGCGTCAGCGGCAGGCACACAACCACCTTCGTTCCCTTATCCGGGGCGCTTTCCACCCGGATCTGTCCGCCATGCGCTTCGACG
Coding sequences:
- a CDS encoding aldehyde dehydrogenase (NADP(+)), translating into MRITGCQLIDGEEPVSCGETFQAVNPATGETLEPPFCEGTARDVDRAALAAERDFDTFRNASAERRAVLLETVGEELLALGDELLDRAGAETGLPRPRLEGEQLRTVNQLRLFAQVVRAGDYRGIRIDPGDPDRTPLPKPDLRLRYIPLGPVAVFGASNFPLAFSVAGGDTASALAAGCPVLAKGHPAHPGTSELAGRAIVAALRRCHLPAGVFALVQGSSHSLGASLAVHPLVRAVAFTGSLKGGRALFNLAAARNEPIPVFAEMGSSNPQFLLPEALRERGAEIAAGFAEALTLGVGQFCTNPGLLFAIAGSDLETFASRVSAMLGEKSAGVMLHRGIREAYLSEVGRRSRIAGVRPFGEVGEAASGACLAAPVLLRTDFASFYKERELSEEIFGPAAVLVACADRDELVTAARRLRGQLTATLHGTAGDFSAFSELPGILEVKAGRLICNGFPTGVEVSPAMVHGGPYPATTDSRFTSVGTAAIQRFLRPVCYQNFPPALLPDGLGTSRKGHTD
- the ybaK gene encoding Cys-tRNA(Pro) deacylase — encoded protein: MAKEKFPVTPAIRLLREKKAAFTEHLYAYEDKGGTAVSSRELGVDEHAVIKTLVMEDEAARPLIVLMHGDRQVSTKELARQIGCKTVSPCAPATADKHSGYQVGGTSPFATRKAMPVYLEETITELPRIYINGGKRGFLIGLDPRELIRVLQPRLVKVGI
- a CDS encoding rhomboid family intramembrane serine protease, whose product is MDWKRFFDGLGMNGTRWQWRIMRWERDFKSLLKGQPTSGGAAFSLSKLILVGNLILFSLMIVQGTALGLGGRVLLAPPTQLLIHWGGQFWPLVLQQGEWWRCLTYAFTHGGILHIGFNMMVLHQVGPLIESELGKARFLVLYTLTALTATILGYLWHPMTPVVGASGSLFGLIGFAVAYYHRLGQPGRYIRDFMFRWAVYAFIFGLLVGADNAGHLGGALGGAALGLVMPLRYLPKSPAAKFFNLLALACLAAIIYSLIMLALSLAGAAN
- a CDS encoding SIR2 family NAD-dependent protein deacylase: MNSELFQRAAEAVRGAEALVVTAGAGMGVDSGLPDFRGDQGFWNAYPMYERLGLSFVDAANPAHFHRDPAFGWGFYGHRTNLYRSTVPHAGFHLLRQWAERFELDTFVVTSNVDGQFQKAGFAEEQMLEVHGSIHHLQCLTPCSSAIWSNREEIPIDFATMRAKHIPLCPRCGGTARPNILMFSDFSWIGGRSHGQQMRFDIFLEQHRKERLAIIEMGAGSAIPTIRYTSERLGERGNATVIRINPREPHIRSPHISIATGALEGLTGIDRALGHP
- a CDS encoding aldehyde ferredoxin oxidoreductase C-terminal domain-containing protein codes for the protein MRIETNDPVSNPSRISYHRCTVDLADGKMVFEDVPCANLEDVLGGFGRSFQLLAERQIREAYCLENPLIVNTGLLTGSAIMTGMRTYFSGYSPLKHSDRGLPAAMWSASSGKFGYKLKWTGLDEIIFEHCSPTPVYAVISESDQGPRLELKPAGHLLGLTTHEKIMALRREYPDAHFAAIGPAGENYRANYMGAVALSTENQLKSGDDKCRFAGRGGMGSLMGYKNLVALVAQSRDKLDKPTAEIAAINKEIVHGGGSARFQPIAQGGNGGTWASYEVLQAFYAVPENNFQPKGNDGVEQVFRENVVKDLEVASAGCFRCGIRCHNNIYRREPNGGKGEFLAKFDFEPLNLLGTNLGLHHGEPAGELIQMADNLGMDAISLGTTIAYVLDYNQRHPDTPLLNGATFGELDKIKELIHLAGTGKAPEIGGGSKRLSRHLGETGYAIQVKGMELPAYLPETNPGYAWAIAGGHMSMGTYLLLVRQGKTDLDYWVDAITQTGLLIVGYDMIGLCKFVGVPIDHPLIVRAVKEATGLEVTSEELNAAVRRAFLLGLALERRQGYEKSEYALPSIVFDQPNPNVKLPKFITREFFAALQERVWSVFDAELPKLS
- the mscL gene encoding large conductance mechanosensitive channel protein MscL, coding for MSLVKEFKEFAVKGNAVDMAVGIIVGAAFGKIVTSIVNDIIMPPIGKLLGGVNFTGLFINLGSETYATLADAKAAGAATLNYGAFLQTVVDFVIVAFAIFMLVKGINSLRKKEEEAPAEPPAPPEDVVLLREIRDALQKRG
- a CDS encoding MoaD/ThiS family protein, with translation MHIVVRLHGSFRVGRFREELRPYPEGTTAAQVVLDLDIPLNQPDIVIVNDERATLDRVLRDGDLLALFPLVAGG